The Gemmatimonadota bacterium genome includes a region encoding these proteins:
- a CDS encoding esterase: MSSPAPGPGAAASVREEHIRVARTARFAVVGADAPGAAELWIACHGYRQLARNFARSFVDVASASRRIIVPEGLSRFYVDDDGGPHGAEARVGATWMTREDRESEIDDYVEYLDALAELVGADDTGPGRLTAFGFSQGAATASRWAAYGRTEIDRLILWAGLPAHDLDLDAAATRLAHVDVILAYGTDDAHVTRAAADAAAASLHEAGVPARTWPFEGGHRVAAARVADLARELTAPA, from the coding sequence CACGGCCCGCTTCGCTGTCGTGGGCGCCGACGCGCCCGGGGCCGCCGAGCTGTGGATCGCTTGCCACGGGTACCGTCAGCTCGCGCGCAACTTCGCGCGCTCCTTCGTAGACGTCGCGAGTGCGTCTCGAAGGATCATCGTCCCCGAGGGCCTGTCGCGGTTCTACGTCGACGACGACGGCGGCCCGCACGGCGCTGAGGCGCGCGTGGGCGCGACCTGGATGACGCGCGAGGATCGCGAGAGCGAGATCGACGACTACGTCGAGTACCTCGACGCGCTCGCGGAGCTGGTGGGCGCGGACGACACCGGACCCGGGCGCCTCACGGCGTTCGGCTTTTCGCAGGGCGCGGCCACCGCGAGCCGCTGGGCCGCATACGGGCGCACGGAGATCGACCGCCTGATCCTGTGGGCGGGCTTGCCGGCGCACGACCTGGACCTCGACGCCGCGGCCACCAGACTCGCGCACGTGGACGTGATCCTGGCGTACGGAACCGACGACGCGCACGTGACGCGCGCCGCCGCCGACGCCGCCGCGGCCTCCCTTCACGAAGCGGGCGTGCCCGCCCGGACCTGGCCGTTCGAGGGTGGACACCGGGTGGCGGCTGCCCGGGTGGCGGATCTCGCCCGGGAGCTCACGGCTCCGGCGTGA